In Sodalis ligni, a single genomic region encodes these proteins:
- a CDS encoding DUF4156 domain-containing protein: protein MRIKFLLCLCAGSLLLAGCSTGNPLSAAGQSVKFTEDQPAANCRLLGTVVGTQSNWLSGQGGEDSSMRGAANDLRNKAAAMGGNVIYKAASPVSKTETYLSSFVPLDSKLQGEVYNCP, encoded by the coding sequence ATGCGAATCAAATTTCTACTCTGTCTTTGCGCAGGCTCTTTGTTATTAGCGGGATGCAGTACCGGTAACCCATTGTCCGCGGCCGGCCAGTCGGTTAAATTCACCGAGGATCAGCCGGCGGCCAACTGCCGTCTGCTGGGTACGGTGGTCGGTACGCAAAGTAACTGGCTGTCGGGGCAAGGCGGCGAAGACAGCTCAATGCGCGGCGCGGCCAATGACCTGCGCAATAAAGCCGCGGCGATGGGCGGTAACGTTATTTACAAGGCCGCAAGCCCGGTAAGTAAGACGGAAACCTACCTGTCAAGCTTTGTGCCGCTGGACAGCAAGCTTCAGGGCGAAGTGTATAATTGCCCTTAG
- the groL gene encoding chaperonin GroEL (60 kDa chaperone family; promotes refolding of misfolded polypeptides especially under stressful conditions; forms two stacked rings of heptamers to form a barrel-shaped 14mer; ends can be capped by GroES; misfolded proteins enter the barrel where they are refolded when GroES binds): protein MAAKDVKFGNDARIKMLRGVNVLADAVKVTLGPKGRNVVLDKSFGAPVITKDGVSVAREIELEDKFENMGAQMLKEVASKANDAAGDGTTTATVLAQSIVNEGLKAVAAGMNPMDLKRGIDKAVIAAVEELKKLSVPCSDFKAIAQVGTISANSDETVGQLIAQAMEKVTKEGVITVEEGSGLQDELDVVEGMQFDRGYLSPYFINKPETGTIELESPFILLADKKISNIREMLPVLEAVAKAGKPLLIIAEDVEGEALATLVVNTMRGIVKVAAVKAPGFGDRRKAMLQDIAILTGGTVISEEIAMELEKATLEDMGQAKRVVITKDTTTIIDGIGDKADIDSRIATIKQQSEDATSDYDREKLQERIAKLSGGVAVIKVGAATEVEMKEKKARVEDALHATRAAVEEGVVAGGGVALIRVANSITELRGDNEDQNVGIKIARRAMEAPLRQIVANAGEEPSVIANNVKASNGNMGYNAATEEYGDMIAMGILDPTKVTRSALQYAASIASLMITTEAMITELPRDDKPDLGGAGGGMGGMGGMGGMM from the coding sequence ATGGCAGCTAAAGACGTAAAATTCGGTAACGACGCTCGCATCAAAATGCTTCGCGGCGTTAATGTCCTGGCAGACGCGGTAAAAGTGACCCTGGGTCCCAAAGGCCGTAACGTTGTGCTGGATAAATCCTTCGGTGCGCCCGTTATCACCAAAGACGGTGTCTCCGTAGCGCGTGAAATCGAATTGGAAGATAAATTCGAAAACATGGGCGCCCAGATGTTGAAAGAAGTTGCCTCCAAAGCGAATGACGCTGCGGGCGACGGCACCACCACCGCCACCGTTCTGGCTCAATCCATCGTCAATGAAGGCCTGAAGGCCGTTGCCGCCGGCATGAACCCGATGGATCTGAAACGCGGTATCGACAAAGCGGTTATCGCCGCGGTTGAAGAACTGAAAAAACTGTCCGTGCCCTGTTCCGATTTCAAAGCCATCGCCCAGGTGGGCACCATCTCCGCCAATTCCGATGAAACCGTAGGCCAGCTTATTGCTCAAGCCATGGAAAAAGTGACCAAGGAAGGCGTGATTACCGTTGAAGAAGGTTCAGGTCTGCAAGATGAACTGGACGTTGTGGAAGGTATGCAGTTCGACCGCGGCTACCTCTCTCCTTATTTCATCAACAAACCGGAAACCGGCACCATTGAACTGGAAAGCCCGTTCATCCTGTTGGCTGATAAAAAAATCTCCAACATCCGCGAAATGCTGCCGGTGCTGGAAGCCGTTGCCAAAGCAGGCAAACCGCTGCTGATCATCGCTGAAGACGTTGAGGGCGAAGCCCTGGCCACCCTGGTGGTGAACACCATGCGCGGCATCGTTAAAGTCGCCGCCGTGAAAGCCCCTGGTTTTGGCGACCGTCGTAAAGCCATGCTGCAGGATATCGCCATCCTGACCGGCGGTACCGTGATTTCCGAAGAAATCGCCATGGAACTGGAAAAAGCCACTCTGGAAGACATGGGCCAGGCTAAACGTGTGGTTATCACCAAAGACACCACCACCATCATCGACGGTATCGGTGATAAAGCCGATATCGACAGCCGTATCGCCACCATCAAACAGCAAAGCGAAGACGCCACTTCCGATTACGATCGTGAAAAACTGCAGGAACGTATCGCCAAGCTGAGCGGCGGCGTAGCCGTCATCAAAGTCGGCGCCGCTACCGAAGTGGAAATGAAAGAGAAAAAAGCCCGCGTGGAAGACGCCCTGCATGCTACCCGTGCCGCGGTTGAAGAAGGCGTGGTTGCCGGCGGCGGCGTTGCGCTGATTCGCGTTGCCAACAGCATCACCGAACTGCGTGGCGATAACGAAGATCAAAACGTCGGCATCAAGATTGCCCGTCGTGCCATGGAAGCGCCGCTGCGCCAGATCGTGGCCAATGCCGGCGAAGAACCTTCCGTCATCGCCAACAACGTTAAAGCCAGCAACGGCAACATGGGCTATAACGCGGCAACGGAAGAGTACGGCGACATGATCGCCATGGGTATCCTGGATCCGACCAAGGTCACCCGTTCTGCACTGCAATATGCAGCATCCATTGCCAGTCTGATGATCACCACTGAAGCGATGATCACCGAACTGCCCCGTGACGACAAACCTGATTTAGGTGGTGCCGGCGGCGGTATGGGCGGGATGGGCGGCATGGGCGGCATGATGTAA
- a CDS encoding co-chaperone GroES → MKIRPLHDRVIVKRKEVESKSAGGIVLTGSAAGKSTRGEVLAIGHGRILENGEIKALDVKVGDIVIFNDGYGVKVEKIDNEEVLIMSESDILAIVEA, encoded by the coding sequence ATGAAAATTCGTCCATTACATGATCGCGTTATCGTCAAGCGCAAAGAAGTTGAATCCAAATCGGCCGGCGGTATCGTCCTGACCGGTTCCGCGGCGGGCAAATCCACCCGTGGCGAAGTCCTGGCGATTGGCCATGGCCGCATCCTTGAAAACGGCGAAATCAAAGCGCTGGATGTGAAAGTAGGCGACATCGTGATTTTCAACGACGGTTATGGCGTGAAAGTAGAAAAGATCGATAACGAAGAAGTCTTGATCATGTCCGAAAGCGACATTCTGGCAATTGTTGAGGCGTAA
- a CDS encoding FxsA family protein, whose product MRWLPLLVIFLVVYIEITLFIQVAQAIGVLLTLLLVILTSFIGVSLVRAQGMIILTQMQVKIANGESPAAEMIKSVSVLLAGFLLLLPGFFTDFLGLLLLLPPVQTSLTLRLLPYLHFQRGGGFGSQGGGETFEGEFKRKDVSRDRIEHHPDDENR is encoded by the coding sequence GTGCGTTGGTTACCCTTGCTGGTTATTTTTCTGGTGGTTTATATCGAAATCACCCTGTTTATCCAGGTAGCGCAGGCCATCGGCGTGCTGCTTACCCTGCTGCTGGTGATCCTGACCTCGTTTATCGGCGTCTCGCTGGTTCGGGCGCAGGGCATGATCATCCTGACCCAAATGCAGGTCAAGATAGCCAATGGCGAAAGCCCGGCGGCGGAAATGATCAAAAGCGTGTCTGTCCTGCTGGCGGGATTTTTACTGTTATTGCCGGGCTTTTTTACCGATTTCCTCGGCCTGCTGCTGCTGCTGCCGCCCGTGCAGACTTCCCTGACCCTGCGGTTGCTGCCCTATTTGCATTTTCAGCGCGGCGGCGGCTTCGGTTCCCAGGGCGGCGGCGAGACGTTCGAAGGAGAGTTCAAGCGTAAAGACGTTTCCCGCGACCGCATCGAGCATCACCCGGACGATGAAAATAGATAA
- the aspA gene encoding aspartate ammonia-lyase, translated as MANNIRIEEDLLGTREVPSDAYYGIHTLRAIENFRISNTKIGDIPEFVRGMVLVKKAAALANKELNTLPPAIADVIVAACDEVLNKGRCLDQFPIDVFQGGAGTSVNMNTNEVLANIGLELMGHHKGDYPFLNPNDHLNKCQSTNDVYPTGFRIAVYSSILTLIDAIDRLGEGFERKAREFSTILKMGRTQLQDAVPMTLGQEFHAFAVLLKEENKNLLRTAELLLEVNLGATAIGTRLNTPEGYQVLAVQKLAEVSGLPCIPAEDLIEATSDCGAYVMVHSALKRLAVKLSKICNDLRLLSSGPRAGLNEINLPQLQAGSSIMPAKVNPVIPEVVNQVCFKVIGNDTCITMAAEAGQLQLNVMEPVIGQAMFESIHILTHACDNLLEKCIGGITANREVCESYVFNSIGIVTFLNPFIGHHNGDIVGKICAETGKSVREVVLERGLLTPAQLDDIFSLDNLMHPTYKARRYDDEKQL; from the coding sequence ATGGCGAATAACATCCGTATAGAAGAAGACCTGCTAGGCACCCGTGAAGTTCCCTCCGACGCCTATTATGGCATCCACACCCTGCGCGCCATCGAAAATTTTCGTATCAGCAATACTAAAATCGGCGATATACCGGAATTCGTGCGCGGCATGGTGCTGGTAAAAAAAGCCGCGGCATTGGCCAACAAAGAGCTTAATACCCTGCCCCCTGCCATCGCCGATGTCATCGTCGCCGCCTGCGATGAAGTCCTGAATAAGGGCCGCTGCCTGGATCAATTTCCCATTGACGTCTTCCAGGGGGGCGCCGGCACCTCGGTGAACATGAACACCAACGAAGTACTGGCCAATATCGGCTTGGAGCTGATGGGGCATCATAAAGGGGACTATCCGTTCCTCAACCCCAACGATCATCTCAATAAATGCCAGTCCACCAACGACGTTTATCCCACCGGCTTTCGCATCGCGGTCTACAGCTCCATTCTCACCTTGATAGACGCCATCGACCGCCTGGGGGAGGGTTTTGAACGCAAGGCGCGGGAGTTTTCCACTATCCTCAAAATGGGCCGCACCCAGCTGCAGGACGCGGTGCCCATGACGCTGGGCCAGGAATTCCACGCCTTCGCCGTTCTCTTGAAAGAAGAAAACAAAAACCTGCTGCGCACCGCCGAACTGCTGCTGGAGGTGAATCTCGGGGCCACCGCCATCGGCACCCGGCTCAATACCCCGGAAGGCTATCAGGTCCTGGCGGTGCAAAAGCTGGCCGAGGTCAGCGGCCTTCCCTGCATCCCGGCGGAAGACCTGATAGAAGCCACCTCGGACTGCGGCGCTTATGTCATGGTGCACAGCGCATTAAAGCGCCTGGCGGTAAAACTCTCAAAAATCTGCAATGACCTGCGCCTGCTCTCTTCCGGCCCCCGCGCCGGCCTCAATGAAATCAACCTGCCGCAGCTCCAGGCCGGCTCCTCCATCATGCCCGCCAAGGTCAACCCGGTCATTCCCGAGGTGGTGAACCAGGTCTGCTTTAAAGTCATCGGCAACGACACCTGCATCACCATGGCGGCGGAAGCGGGCCAACTGCAGCTTAACGTCATGGAACCGGTTATCGGGCAGGCCATGTTTGAATCCATCCATATCCTGACCCACGCCTGCGACAACCTGCTGGAAAAATGCATCGGTGGCATCACCGCCAACCGGGAGGTCTGCGAATCCTATGTTTTTAACTCCATCGGCATCGTCACCTTTCTGAACCCGTTTATCGGCCATCATAACGGGGATATCGTCGGTAAGATCTGCGCCGAAACCGGTAAAAGCGTCCGCGAAGTGGTGCTGGAGCGCGGACTGCTCACCCCCGCGCAGCTGGATGATATTTTCTCGCTGGATAACCTGATGCATCCGACATACAAAGCCCGGCGCTACGACGACGAAAAACAGTTATAA
- the cutA gene encoding divalent cation tolerance protein CutA: MAAHSPDRTHPAVQPISPGHPGSAAPGNVVVLCTAPDEAAARDLAAKLLDNKLAACVTMLPGALSLYRWEGELEQQQEVQMLIKSHTRHQQELITLIKTHHPYQTPELLVLPVLGGDADYLSWLNASLR; this comes from the coding sequence ATGGCAGCGCATTCCCCGGACCGGACACATCCCGCCGTCCAGCCTATATCCCCCGGCCATCCCGGCAGCGCCGCACCGGGAAACGTGGTGGTGCTTTGCACCGCGCCCGATGAAGCCGCGGCCCGCGATTTGGCGGCCAAACTCCTGGATAACAAGCTGGCGGCCTGTGTTACGATGCTGCCCGGCGCCCTCTCCCTGTATCGTTGGGAAGGCGAACTGGAGCAGCAGCAGGAAGTACAGATGCTGATCAAAAGCCATACCCGGCATCAACAGGAGCTGATTACGTTGATAAAAACCCACCACCCTTATCAAACCCCTGAACTACTGGTGCTGCCCGTACTGGGCGGGGATGCGGATTATTTGTCATGGCTCAACGCCTCTTTACGCTGA
- a CDS encoding protein-disulfide reductase DsbD, translated as MAQRLFTLIFLALLLGFPPAPASAALFGGNAAPAFVKADEAFAFDFQRHGTDIRLNWRIRPGYYLYRQQIKLEPVDAVLGKVVMPAGGNHHDEFFGDTEIYRNTLQIGIPLLHAAEGATLRVTYQGCADAGFCYPPETRTVPLPIASGDMFASLAPAGTVSPAPATAAASPFSLWWALLIGIGIAFTPCVLPMYPLISGIILGGNRASLSTGRVLLLSLVYVQGMAITYTLLGIAVAAAGLPLQAALQQPAVLIVLSALFIALALSMFGLFTLQLPSSVQTRLTLWSNRQRSGSPWGVFVMGALAALFCSPCTTAPLSAILLYIAQSGNLLMGGSTLYLYALGMGIPLILAALFGHRLLPRGGAWMKQVKEGLGFVILALPIFLLERMLGDRWGDRLWSLLAVAFFGWGFLLSLKGAYRGSRIVQIALLAVMLVAVRPLQDWAFPAERGAGAEANLAPAPGFNRIGTLDELTREVNNPAGKPVMLDFYADWCVACKEFEKYTFNAAGVRQAMDRMTLLQADVTANTQEHAALLKQLRVLGLPTIMFFDAQGREIPDSRVTGFMDAAEFQRHLQKIIP; from the coding sequence ATGGCTCAACGCCTCTTTACGCTGATTTTCCTGGCGCTGCTGCTCGGCTTCCCGCCGGCGCCGGCTTCGGCCGCTCTGTTCGGCGGCAACGCCGCCCCGGCTTTCGTCAAGGCCGATGAGGCGTTCGCCTTTGATTTCCAGCGGCACGGCACCGATATCCGCCTGAATTGGCGGATTCGTCCGGGTTATTATCTTTATCGCCAACAGATCAAGCTCGAACCGGTGGATGCGGTGCTGGGCAAGGTGGTCATGCCCGCCGGCGGCAATCACCACGATGAGTTCTTCGGCGATACCGAGATTTACCGGAACACATTGCAGATTGGCATCCCCTTGCTGCACGCGGCCGAAGGAGCCACGCTGCGGGTCACCTATCAGGGCTGCGCCGATGCCGGGTTCTGCTACCCTCCCGAAACCCGCACCGTTCCCCTGCCCATCGCCTCGGGGGACATGTTCGCTTCACTCGCCCCCGCCGGGACCGTTTCACCGGCGCCGGCGACCGCCGCCGCCTCGCCCTTTTCGCTGTGGTGGGCGCTGCTGATAGGTATCGGCATTGCCTTTACCCCCTGCGTGCTGCCCATGTACCCGCTGATTTCCGGTATTATCCTCGGCGGCAATCGGGCGTCCCTCAGCACCGGCCGGGTGCTGCTATTGTCCCTGGTCTATGTCCAGGGCATGGCCATTACCTATACCCTGCTGGGCATCGCCGTGGCGGCGGCGGGATTGCCGCTACAGGCGGCATTACAGCAGCCGGCGGTGCTGATTGTCCTCTCGGCGCTGTTTATCGCCCTGGCGCTCTCCATGTTCGGTCTGTTCACGTTGCAACTACCCTCCTCGGTGCAAACGCGCCTGACCCTTTGGAGCAACCGGCAACGGTCCGGCTCGCCCTGGGGGGTATTTGTCATGGGCGCGCTGGCGGCGCTGTTTTGCTCCCCCTGCACCACCGCTCCCCTCAGCGCGATATTGCTGTATATTGCCCAGAGCGGCAATCTCCTGATGGGCGGCTCCACGCTGTATCTTTATGCCCTGGGCATGGGCATTCCGCTGATCCTGGCGGCGTTGTTCGGCCACAGACTGCTGCCCCGCGGCGGCGCCTGGATGAAACAGGTTAAAGAAGGGCTTGGTTTTGTTATCCTGGCCCTGCCGATCTTTCTGCTGGAGCGTATGCTGGGGGACCGGTGGGGCGACCGGCTATGGAGCCTGCTGGCGGTGGCGTTTTTCGGCTGGGGGTTTTTACTGAGCCTCAAAGGCGCCTATCGCGGCAGCCGCATCGTGCAAATCGCCCTGCTGGCCGTTATGCTGGTAGCGGTGCGGCCCTTGCAGGACTGGGCGTTTCCCGCCGAACGGGGCGCCGGCGCCGAGGCAAATCTTGCCCCTGCGCCGGGATTTAACCGGATCGGCACGCTGGATGAATTGACCCGCGAGGTCAATAACCCCGCCGGCAAACCGGTTATGCTGGATTTTTATGCCGACTGGTGCGTGGCCTGCAAAGAATTTGAGAAATACACCTTTAACGCCGCCGGGGTACGGCAGGCCATGGACAGGATGACGCTGCTCCAGGCGGACGTCACGGCCAATACCCAGGAACATGCCGCACTGTTGAAGCAGCTGCGGGTCCTGGGTTTACCGACCATTATGTTTTTTGACGCCCAGGGACGGGAAATCCCCGATTCCCGGGTGACGGGCTTTATGGACGCGGCGGAGTTTCAGCGGCACTTACAGAAAATTATCCCGTAA
- the dicD gene encoding division control transcriptional repressor DicD — protein sequence MQREHVLNRALNLLEQKGFTRVTLEMLADELSIPVAQLQQFWPEREALHYDCLRYHADQIDSWRSKVLLDNTLDPQQKLLARYRILDEQVRQQRYPGCLFVAACTFYPAADHPIHQLAEQQKQASFTYTHALLTQLEADDATMVAHQMELILEGCLSKLLVKHQLQDVAIARRLAEDILRLALCRKNGALA from the coding sequence ATGCAACGTGAACACGTCCTGAATCGCGCGTTAAACCTGCTGGAGCAAAAAGGGTTTACCCGTGTAACGCTTGAGATGCTGGCGGATGAGCTTTCCATCCCGGTTGCGCAGCTCCAGCAGTTCTGGCCCGAACGCGAGGCTTTACACTATGACTGCCTGCGTTATCACGCCGATCAGATCGACAGCTGGCGCAGTAAAGTCCTGCTGGACAATACCTTAGACCCGCAGCAGAAGCTGCTGGCGCGTTACCGGATTCTGGACGAGCAGGTACGCCAGCAGCGTTATCCCGGCTGCCTGTTTGTGGCCGCCTGCACGTTTTACCCCGCCGCCGACCACCCGATTCACCAACTGGCCGAGCAGCAAAAACAGGCCTCCTTTACTTACACACACGCGCTACTGACCCAGCTGGAAGCCGACGACGCCACCATGGTCGCCCATCAAATGGAGCTGATTCTGGAAGGCTGCCTGAGCAAATTACTGGTTAAACACCAATTGCAGGATGTGGCCATCGCAAGACGCCTGGCGGAGGATATTCTACGCTTGGCGCTATGCCGTAAAAACGGCGCGCTGGCATGA
- a CDS encoding tyrosine-type recombinase/integrase, whose product MALTDSKIRAAKTFVKSYKITDAHGLYLLVSTSGSRLWYFRYSFGGKESRLAFGPYPQTTLAEAREKRDAARKLLASGICPSLPRESEKTAVDETRTFKHIATSWHTSNLRLWSASHANKILTCLRRYAFPDIGEMDIAEIETRHLAQLIKAIDDKGVHDVAGRMRQYLTKIMRHAVQQGIIKYNPAFDLGGVVTPIVAQHLPALPLRRLPELLVNIENYQGRVLTRLALELNLHVFLRSSELRFARWEEFDLKTRIWTVPAQREAVKGVRFSERGAKMKDEHLVPLSNQAVALLKQIKALSGESVFVFPGARGLDKPMSENTINKALRVIGYDTKTEVCGHGFRTMACSALNESGLWSKDAIERQMSHKERNGVRAAYVHKAEHLEARMEMMQWWSDYLEVNREEYVAPYIYARQHTFD is encoded by the coding sequence ATGGCTCTGACTGACAGCAAAATCCGCGCTGCAAAAACCTTCGTAAAATCCTACAAAATCACCGATGCCCACGGTCTGTATCTACTGGTATCAACCAGCGGCTCGCGTCTGTGGTATTTCCGCTACAGCTTCGGCGGCAAAGAATCCCGTCTGGCCTTTGGCCCCTATCCTCAGACTACACTGGCGGAAGCACGCGAAAAGCGCGACGCTGCCCGCAAACTGCTGGCCTCCGGCATCTGCCCTTCCCTGCCCCGCGAATCAGAAAAAACCGCTGTAGACGAAACCCGCACCTTTAAACACATTGCTACCTCATGGCACACCAGCAACCTCAGGCTCTGGTCGGCGAGCCACGCGAATAAAATTCTTACCTGCCTGAGGCGCTATGCGTTCCCTGACATTGGCGAAATGGATATCGCGGAGATCGAAACACGGCATCTGGCGCAGCTCATCAAAGCCATCGACGACAAAGGCGTGCATGACGTGGCCGGGAGGATGCGCCAGTACCTGACCAAAATCATGCGTCACGCCGTACAGCAGGGCATCATCAAATACAACCCCGCGTTCGATCTGGGCGGTGTCGTGACGCCGATCGTGGCCCAACATCTTCCCGCGTTGCCGCTGCGACGCTTGCCTGAGCTGCTGGTGAACATAGAAAACTACCAAGGCCGGGTACTGACCCGTTTGGCGCTGGAACTGAATCTGCACGTCTTTCTGCGCTCAAGCGAGTTGCGCTTCGCCCGCTGGGAAGAGTTCGACCTGAAAACACGTATCTGGACGGTGCCCGCGCAGCGCGAAGCCGTAAAGGGCGTGAGATTTTCAGAACGTGGCGCAAAGATGAAAGACGAGCATCTGGTGCCACTATCCAATCAGGCAGTTGCTCTGCTAAAACAGATCAAGGCGCTTAGCGGCGAGTCGGTCTTCGTTTTTCCGGGTGCGCGTGGTCTGGACAAACCTATGAGCGAAAACACCATTAATAAAGCGCTACGCGTAATTGGTTATGACACCAAAACCGAAGTCTGTGGCCACGGGTTCAGAACGATGGCCTGTAGCGCCCTAAACGAGTCAGGGCTATGGTCAAAGGACGCCATTGAGCGACAGATGAGCCATAAGGAGCGAAACGGCGTACGGGCGGCCTATGTGCATAAAGCGGAGCATCTGGAAGCCAGGATGGAGATGATGCAGTGGTGGTCGGATTATCTGGAAGTGAACCGCGAGGAATATGTTGCGCCGTATATTTATGCCCGGCAGCATACATTCGATTGA
- a CDS encoding group II intron maturase-specific domain-containing protein: MSSRKAGEQAMNSISRYLEKHLRLTVNRDKSAVARPWERKFLGYSLTWHKQAKLKIAASSVSRLKEKIRSLTTGNSSKALKAVIDGLAPVLRGWISYFRLTEVKGILEELDGWVRRKLRCLLWRHWKRPYKRARMLMKGGLSEERAWISATNQRGPWWNAGASHMNQALPKKLFDRAGQLSLLELHRQFQCCK, from the coding sequence GTGAGCAGCCGCAAGGCGGGAGAACAGGCGATGAACTCGATAAGCCGGTATCTGGAAAAGCACCTGCGGTTGACGGTGAACCGAGATAAAAGCGCGGTGGCCAGGCCCTGGGAGCGCAAGTTCCTGGGATATAGCCTGACGTGGCACAAGCAGGCAAAACTGAAGATAGCGGCGAGCAGCGTGTCCAGGCTGAAGGAGAAAATCCGCAGCCTGACGACGGGAAACAGTTCAAAAGCGCTGAAAGCGGTTATCGACGGGCTTGCTCCGGTGCTGCGAGGTTGGATAAGTTACTTCCGGCTGACCGAAGTCAAAGGGATACTGGAAGAACTGGACGGCTGGGTCCGCCGTAAGCTGCGTTGTCTGCTGTGGCGGCATTGGAAAAGGCCATACAAACGGGCAAGGATGCTGATGAAAGGCGGCCTGAGCGAAGAAAGGGCGTGGATATCGGCGACGAACCAGCGCGGACCCTGGTGGAACGCGGGGGCAAGTCATATGAACCAAGCGCTGCCGAAGAAACTCTTCGATCGTGCAGGTCAGTTATCGCTGCTGGAGTTGCACAGGCAGTTCCAGTGTTGTAAATGA
- a CDS encoding reverse transcriptase domain-containing protein, which produces MRQAQAYVQGGRRWVVDMDLEKFFDRVNHDIMMSRLSRKIKDVRLLRLIRRYLEADMVSGKVVTKRREGMPQGSPLSPLLSTCC; this is translated from the coding sequence GTGCGACAAGCACAAGCCTACGTGCAAGGCGGCCGGCGCTGGGTGGTGGACATGGATCTGGAGAAGTTCTTTGACCGGGTTAACCACGACATCATGATGTCGAGGCTAAGCCGCAAAATCAAAGACGTCAGACTGCTCAGGCTCATCAGGCGTTATCTGGAAGCGGACATGGTCAGCGGCAAAGTGGTGACAAAACGGCGGGAAGGGATGCCGCAAGGCAGCCCGTTATCGCCGTTGCTCTCAACCTGCTGCTGA
- a CDS encoding MFS transporter: MANPYREMLTTPGVMGLVFASFIVRLPQAMIGIGIITMLAEQRGLYWLAGSVAATFTLANALIGPHVSKFVDRHGQSRVLPVITAFSIVMLLALLIAAYMKVTAPFLFILAALAGTMPNMPAMIRARWTELFRGKPQLHTAFSLDTALTELSYIVGPVLAIALSTSVFAEAGPLAAVLLLVIGMTAFLLQRQTEPKVVSSGRGIGSSTLRIPGLRIIFLALMAMGVIGGSIDVAVVAFANAQHWPSAASFILAAYALGSVISGLAFGAFRITLPLERQFLIGILVTAVTAILPILSPDVYIMTGMVFVASLSFAPTMVVVMNLGTIIVPPSKLTEGLTWMTTGISIGVALGSALSGRIIDAFGARAGFGVPIFAGLVMVMIVLIGLRTLRAASETQEVLTFR, encoded by the coding sequence ATGGCTAATCCCTATCGCGAAATGCTGACAACCCCTGGAGTGATGGGATTGGTGTTCGCGAGTTTTATTGTGCGCCTGCCACAGGCGATGATCGGCATCGGCATCATTACCATGTTGGCGGAGCAGCGTGGCCTTTATTGGCTGGCGGGATCGGTCGCAGCCACATTCACGTTAGCAAACGCGCTTATCGGCCCGCACGTGTCAAAATTCGTTGACCGGCACGGCCAGAGCAGAGTTCTTCCGGTTATTACCGCCTTCAGCATTGTCATGCTGCTGGCGCTGCTGATTGCAGCCTATATGAAAGTCACTGCTCCATTCCTTTTTATTCTTGCTGCACTGGCCGGCACAATGCCGAACATGCCGGCCATGATAAGGGCGCGCTGGACAGAGCTTTTTCGAGGCAAGCCACAATTGCACACGGCCTTTTCCCTCGATACCGCTCTAACAGAGCTGTCCTATATTGTTGGCCCAGTACTGGCTATTGCCTTGAGCACGAGCGTCTTTGCCGAAGCAGGACCTCTTGCTGCCGTCTTGTTACTGGTGATTGGCATGACCGCCTTTCTTTTGCAACGGCAGACGGAGCCGAAGGTGGTCAGCAGCGGCAGGGGGATCGGAAGCTCGACTTTGCGTATCCCCGGTCTTCGTATCATCTTTCTGGCGCTTATGGCGATGGGCGTGATTGGAGGTTCAATCGATGTGGCCGTCGTGGCCTTCGCCAACGCACAACATTGGCCATCGGCCGCCAGTTTCATCCTTGCCGCCTACGCGCTCGGCTCTGTTATCTCCGGCCTGGCTTTCGGCGCGTTCAGGATTACCTTACCGCTTGAGAGGCAGTTCCTTATAGGGATACTGGTCACGGCAGTAACAGCGATATTGCCCATTCTCTCACCGGACGTTTATATCATGACAGGAATGGTCTTTGTGGCAAGCTTATCCTTCGCGCCGACCATGGTCGTCGTCATGAATCTTGGCACCATCATTGTTCCACCGTCCAAGCTCACTGAAGGACTGACATGGATGACGACCGGCATCAGTATTGGCGTTGCGCTCGGCAGCGCGCTTTCGGGCCGGATTATCGACGCCTTTGGCGCACGAGCAGGCTTCGGCGTGCCCATTTTCGCGGGGCTCGTCATGGTGATGATCGTGCTTATCGGTCTGCGTACACTTCGTGCAGCGTCCGAAACGCAGGAAGTGCTGACCTTTCGGTAA